Proteins encoded in a region of the Candidatus Neomarinimicrobiota bacterium genome:
- the rpsS gene encoding 30S ribosomal protein S19, translated as MARSIKKGPHVDEKLLKKIKEMGKGKKKKVIKTWARSSLITPDFVGHTLAVHNGKQFMPVFISENMVGHRLGEFAPTRIFRTHSGDRK; from the coding sequence ATGGCTCGCTCTATTAAGAAAGGTCCTCATGTCGACGAAAAGCTCCTCAAGAAGATCAAAGAGATGGGCAAGGGGAAAAAGAAGAAGGTCATCAAGACATGGGCCAGAAGCAGCCTGATAACGCCCGATTTTGTGGGACATACACTGGCTGTTCATAACGGTAAACAATTCATGCCGGTTTTTATTTCTGAAAACATGGTGGGTCACCGACTCGGTGAGTTTGCTCCCACGCGTATCTTCAGGACGCATTCAGGCGACAGGAAGTAG